From Kaistella polysaccharea:
CTGGCAGCACTCCTTTCATCAAAACCAAATTCTATTAATTGTTTAAATGTAATTTCGTTTAAATCTGTTTTGCTAAAATCGGTGGGATTTAAAATCGCACCTGTTTTCATAGAATTGTCTGTAGATCCAGATGAAATAGAATTAATGTAGGAAGTTTTCTTTTCCTTAATGTTTTCGGGATTTAAAACAATGAATGGTTTTAAAGATTCAAATTTCTCTGGGGAGATCACAAAACATCGTGAGATATCGTCTAAACTTTTAAAACTTCCTTTTAAATTTCGATCGCGGTAGTTTAGGATGACTTGCGCCTGCTTTTCCGAAAATCCTAAGTTTTTCCAGCCTTCAAAATCGGTAAGATTTGGATCAAAAGGTTCATAAGCGAGTTCTTTTTTCTCCGTCTTCAGATTTTGCGGTTGATAATTTTTCTGGGTGGTGAATCCCTCCGGAGTCTTTTCTGGTAACAAGAGAAAAGGTGCGAGTCGCCGATAGTTTTCTTCGCTGATAACAAAACAATCTTTAAATTTTTCTTTGCTTACAAAACTTCCACCTAAGTAACCTTTATACTTTAAAATGGAAAGTGCTTGTTTTTCGCTGAATCCCAAATTCATAAAGTCAGTCACAGAATAAGTGTCAGGATTAAATTTACCGCTTATTGTAAGTTCTTTTTTATTTTGATAAGAAGATTTCGAATAATAGGAGTTTTGGCGACCGCTTCCATAATTACTTACGAAACGCGGAGTACTTGACGTTGAAGTAGTGTGATCTGGCAGAAGAATCCAGGGCTCTAATTCATTAAATTTTTCTTCTGAAATAACATAACATTTCTGTATTTGCTCTTTAGAATCAAATTTTCCACCCAGAATAGATTTATATTTTAAAATTGTCTGAACCTGGCGTTCAGAAAATCCCAATTCTTTCCATTGTACTTCTGTCAGGTCGTTCGGATTAAATTCTGTAAGATTCGATTTTTCTTCAGATGTGTTCCCGGTAAAAGTAGTAGGTGCATTTTCCGGTGCTTTCGTGCTGTTAAAATAGTACAGACCGGAGATAAGAAATAAACCTGAAGTTGCAAATCCAAGAAAATAATTCTTAGCTGACGATAGTTGAATTTGGAATCTCATAACATATATTTCATGTAAAAATATTATGTTAAATCCGTAACAATTGAACTACAATCACCTATTTTTTTAGGGTGTAATCACCCAAATCATTCGGGTTTTTCCACCAGTGATTCTTTCAGTTTTTGCAGTTCAGATTTTACAAATTCCAAGCGGTCAATCATAGACACGGTTTCAGATATTTTGGAATTCGTGGTTAGTGCAATTCGAGCACCATCGAGCGTATATCCCTTTTGTTTTACCAAATGATAAATAATCTGAAGATTTTTTATATCCTCGGGAGTAAAATATCGGTTGCCTTTTTTATTCTTTTTAGGTTTAATAATGGGGAATTCCTGCTCCCAATATCGAATAAGGGAAGCGTTCACATCAAATGCCTTTGACACTTCGCCTATGGAATAATACAGCTTATCAGGTAAATTTAGTTTCATTTTCTAAAGGATGACAAAGGCAAATTTACATAAAATATAATTTTGAAATTACTGGGCTAGAACAATATTTAATAGGCAATTTCAATTTTCAATTTTTTGTTCTTTAATCTTTGATTTTCCAATGTTTTTAAAAGAGCAACCATCTTCGGGCGGTTGATTGCGACGTAAGAGGTAGTGTCTTTTACTTCAATCAAACCGATGTCATCTTTTTCTAAACCTCCTTTTTTAATCAGAAATCCAACAATATCAACTTTATTTACTTTGTCTTTTTTTCCCGCACTTATATAAAGCGTTAGAAAGGGAGTTCGTGCCGGCATTTTATAATCCTGCGTGAGTTTTTCTTCCGGTGTATTGTTTTTTATGAAAGGGAAATTTTCATCTTCGGTCATAATTAGATATACAAAACCTTTTGCATTCATTCTCGCAGTTCTTCCATTGCGGTGAATGAACGCGTCTTCTTTCGGCGGCAATTGGTAATGAACAATCGATTCAACTTCAGGAATATCTAAACCGCGGGAAGCTAAATCGGTCGTGATTAAAATTCGGGAAGAATCATTTTTAAATTTTAGTAGTGCGCGTTCTCTTTCATCCTGTTCCATTCCACCGTGAAAAGTTTCGCGCGAAATTCCTTTGTCTTTTAACAAATCCGAAATTCGGTCTACTGCATCTCTGTGGTTACAGAAAATTAGCGTTCGCTTATTTCCTATTTTACACAATAAATGGAATAAAGTATCGAGTTTTTCTTCAGAAGTGGTCATCACTTTTCGCAATTGGAAATCAGGTTTCGATTCCAGTACTTTTAGAAAATCTATTGTTTCCGCATTATTAATTCCTGTAAATTTTGGGATGTCCGCCATTGCGGTGGCTGAAGTGAGCATGCGTTGACCGAGATTCGGCATTGATTCAATAATGAAAGTCATGTCATCATGAAAACCGAATTCCAATGCTTTGTCAAATTCGTCCAGCACCAAAGTTTCAATGGTTGTCGGATCAAAATTTTCATTTTTTAAATGGTAAGCAATTCTACCTGGTGTACCAATTAAAACTGCTGGTGACTCTACAAGATTATTAACTTCAATCTTTTTATCGTGTCCGCCGTAGCATACAGTAACTTTAAAATCTGTTCCCATGCTTTTGAAAACCTGTTCAATCTGTAAAGCCAATTCGCGAGAAGGAACCAAAATCATGGCTTGAATTTCAGAATTATTTTTATTTAACTTTCTGACTGTTGGCAATAGAAATGCAAGTGTTTTTCCGGATCCTGTAGGTGAAAGTAAAATAATATCTTTTCCTGTTTCTGCGGCTTTATACGTAGATTTCTGCATTTGATTCATATCCTGAATCTGCACGTTTTGGTAGATTTTCTGTAAGTCCATTTTGCAAAGTTAAGGGAAAGCAGTACTATATGCTCCATTAATTGTAAAAATGATGAAGAATTTTACTTAATAATATGCTGACTTATCAATAAATATCGTAATTTTGCACCACTTTTTGTGGAAGCCTTTGGCGAAGTTAAAACATTAACAACTAACATCTTCTGTATTTTTCAATATCCCACATTAAGCCATTGATTGAATAGTATAGGATACAAATTTTTTTTAATATGTCAGAAACGACAACAAAAGAAGAGGTTCTAATGAACCAAAACGTAGCTCCAGAACAGTTTGACTGGGATTCATTTGAATCAGGTCTTGACGCTGAGTCTAGACAAGAAAAAAGCGATTTAGAAGAAATCTATAATGGATCTCTTAAAAATCTTCAAGACAATGACGTTCTTGTTGGTAGAGTTGTAAGACTTACCGATAAAGAAGCGATTGTTGACATTAACTTCAAGTCTGAAGGAGTTATTTCTTTAAACGAATTCCGTTACAACCAAGGTCTAGCAGTAGGTGATGAAGTTGAGGTAATGGTTGACAGAAGAGAAGACAAATCAGGTCAGTTACAATTATCTCACAAAAAAGCTAGAACGCTTAAAGCTTGGGATCGAGTAAACGAACTTCACGAAACTGGAGAAATCGTAAACGGTTTTGTAAAATCAAGAACAAAAGGTGGTATGATCGTAGATGTTTTAGGCATCGAAGCGTTCTTACCAGGTTCACAAATTGACGTGAAGCCAATTAAAGATTATGATCAGTTCGTAGGAAAAACAATGGAATTCAAAGTGGTGAAAATCAACCCAGAATTTAAAAACGTTGTAGTTTCTCACAAAGCATTGATCGAAGCAGATATTGAAGGTCAGAAAAAAGAAATCATCGCACAACTAGAAAAAGGTCAGGTACTAGAAGGTACTGTTAAGAATATTACGTCTTACGGTGTATTTGTTGACTTAGGTGGTGTTGATGGATTAATCCACATTACAGATCTTTCTTGGAGTAGAGTTAATCACCCATCAGAAATCTTAGAGGACGGACAAGTTGTAAAAGTTGTAATCCTTGATTTCGATGACGAGAAAACGAGAATCCAGTTAGGTATGAAGCAATTAGAAGCTCATCCTTGGGATGCTCTTTCTGCTGATATGAAAGTGGGTGACAGATTAAAAGGTAAAGTAGTAGTACTTGCTGATTACGGTGCATTTGTAGAAGTTGCGCCAGGTGTTGAAGGTCTAATTCACGTTTCAGAAATGTCTTGGTCAACTCACTTAAGAAGTGCAGGTGATTTCGTAAAAGTAGGAGACGAAGTTGAGGCAGAAGTTTTAACTTTAGATAGAGAAGACCGTAAAATTTCTTTGGGTATGAAGCAATTAAGCCAAGATCCATGGTCTAACATCGAAGCTAAATATCCAGTAGGTTCTGAGCACACAGGAATTGTAAGAAACTTTACAAACTTCGGTGTATTCGTAGAATTGGAAGAAGGTATCGACGGATTAATTTACATCTCTGATCTATCTTGGACTAAAAAAATCAAGCATCCATCAGAATTCTGTGCAGTTGGAGATCAATTAAAAGTTGTAGTTCTAGAATTAGATACAGCAGCAAGAAGATTATCTTTAGGTCACAAACAATTACAAGAAAATCCTTGGGATAAATTTGAAACTAAATATGCTGAAGGAACTGTACACGCAGGAACAGCAACTGAAGTATTCGACAAAGGAGCTCAGGTTCAATTTGAAGACGCAGAAGTTGAAGCATTCTGTCCATCAAGATTATTAGAGAAGGAAGACGGATCTAAAATCAAGAAAGGCGACAGCGCAGATTTCAAAGTAATCGAATTCAACAAAGAATTCAAAAGAGTAGTAGTTTCTCATACAGGAATTTTCAGAGACGAAGAAAAGAAAAATGTAAGAGAGCAATCTTCAAACTCTTCATCTAACAAATCAACAGGTTCTTCAAACAACGAAGAAAAATCTACCTTAGGTGATTTAGATGTATTAGCAGAATTGAAAAAGAAAATGGAAGGTAAATAACCAACCGTTTTTATACCATAGAACGCCTCATTTTAAATGAGGCGTTTTTTTATATTAAAAATTCAAAACTTGAAGTTATTTTTTATAAATTCGGCGACAATTAAATGTTATATATGAAGAATAGAAATTTACCTTTGAAAATAGCTACCGTATGCTTTTTGATTTCATTTGGTAACGCAAAATCCCAAGACTTTAAGACCCTCATTCAAGAGCATATTTCAGCAAAAGGTGATTTTCTGAAAAGAAATTTAAACAGTTTTGAAATTATTAATGAAGATTTCTCCAAATCCATGGGCGGAGATGTCATAAAAATTCAACAATCCTATAACGGACTTCCTGTTTTTAATTCGTTCGGAACTGCGTTAATTAAAAATAATAAAATTGCCTACCTCCAGGAAAGCTTTGTTAAGAATTTTGTTAATGATAACCCTGTTTCAACTGCCAAATTCAATAAATCTGTTTTTGAAAATGTTGCAAATCAACTTTCATTGAAGGATTCATCTCAATATCAGGTTGTTGGTTTCGGCGAGAAAAAAGTTAGCGGCGTTCAAAATGTGAAAAGCAGATTGTGTTATTATCAAACTGAAAGCAGCGACTTAACTTTGTCTTATGAATTTGTTTTCCCGGAAAAAGGAACCTCGAATTATTGGAATATTGTTGCAGACGCTACAACCGGCGAAATATTAAGTAAACAAAACTTGACCCTTTCCTGCAATTTTAGTCACGATGCTCCAAAGCATGATTATTCTGCGCATGATCCTGCGGGATTTGATTTAAAATTTAGTGCAGAAAATAGCGCTACTCAAAGTTTGGCTTTAGCATCGCAAAGCGCAACTTATAATGTATTTGCCTTGCCAATTGAAAGTCCGAGTCACGGTTCTCGATCCATAGTTTCTAATCCCTGGTTTACGGATGCTTCGCCAGATGGTTGGCATCGTGTTTCTGGCAGTGAACCAAAAGATTATACAGTCACGCGAGGAAATAACGTGTATGCATACGACGACATTGCAGACGCTGATGCGCCAGGAGCTTCGCCAGACGGTGGTCCTAACCTCAAATTCGATTTTCCTTTCGTTTTGAATGCGAACATCGTAAATTTTCCCGCAGCCACAACCAATTTATTTTATATTAATAATAAGGTACACGATATTTTTTACCGTTTAGGTTTTACAGAAAAAGCCCGTAATTTCCAAGCATATAATTTTGGTAAAGGTGGCGCCCAAGGTGATTATGTTTTAGCAGAAGCACAAGATGGTGCAGGTCGAAATAATGCAAACTTTGCAACTCCGCCAGATGGTACCATGCCCATTATGCAGATGTATCTGTGGGATCCATCTTTAGTTGAAAGGGTTTTCTACAATTTACCTACTGAAGCGGTGAACCGGACAGTGCAAAATAGAACTGCGGCATTCGGCTCACAATTAACCCCTTCAGGTGTAACTGCGGATGTGGTATTATCTCCTGTTATTGATGCTTGTACAGCTCTACCCAAAGAATCACTTGCGGGTAAAATCGGTTTGATCGAAAGAGGAAGTTGTGATTTTGTTACCAAAGTGAAAAATGCCCAGGTTGCTGGCGCCAGAGCAGTAATTATTTATAATTTACCGGGATCTGCTCTTGTAAATATGGGTGGTGAAGATATTTCTATTTATATTTCTACTGTTTTGATTAAAAATGAAGAAGGTGAATATATTAAAGGTTTATTGCAGAATAATAAAAAAGTAAATATTACTTTAAAATATGATCCCGCTGCGCAGGCGACAATCGACGGCAGTTTTGATAATGGTATTGTCATTCATGAATATGGCCACGGAATTTCAAATAGAAATACTGGTAATGGATACAGTTGTTTAAATCCTGATGTTTCTAGCGAGCAAATGGGCGAGGGATGGTCTGATTTCTTTACCTTGATGCTAACTAATAAACCGGGCGATACTAAAAACGTACCGCGTGGTATCGGGACGTTTGCATCCTCCCAAGCAATTACGGGAACAGGTATTCGACCAGCTTTATATTCACCAGATATAGGGATCAACAATTTTAAATACGGCGCAACA
This genomic window contains:
- a CDS encoding T9SS-dependent M36 family metallopeptidase, encoding MKNRNLPLKIATVCFLISFGNAKSQDFKTLIQEHISAKGDFLKRNLNSFEIINEDFSKSMGGDVIKIQQSYNGLPVFNSFGTALIKNNKIAYLQESFVKNFVNDNPVSTAKFNKSVFENVANQLSLKDSSQYQVVGFGEKKVSGVQNVKSRLCYYQTESSDLTLSYEFVFPEKGTSNYWNIVADATTGEILSKQNLTLSCNFSHDAPKHDYSAHDPAGFDLKFSAENSATQSLALASQSATYNVFALPIESPSHGSRSIVSNPWFTDASPDGWHRVSGSEPKDYTVTRGNNVYAYDDIADADAPGASPDGGPNLKFDFPFVLNANIVNFPAATTNLFYINNKVHDIFYRLGFTEKARNFQAYNFGKGGAQGDYVLAEAQDGAGRNNANFATPPDGTMPIMQMYLWDPSLVERVFYNLPTEAVNRTVQNRTAAFGSQLTPSGVTADVVLSPVIDACTALPKESLAGKIGLIERGSCDFVTKVKNAQVAGARAVIIYNLPGSALVNMGGEDISIYISTVLIKNEEGEYIKGLLQNNKKVNITLKYDPAAQATIDGSFDNGIVIHEYGHGISNRNTGNGYSCLNPDVSSEQMGEGWSDFFTLMLTNKPGDTKNVPRGIGTFASSQAITGTGIRPALYSPDIGINNFKYGATKGMEYTNDKGVLVPDVHSIGFIWATMLWDLHWKYAEKYGYSADVMANSTNGSTRILQLVTDALKLQVCNPTFIEGRDAILQAELNTTKGEDKCMIWSVFAKRGLGVKASAGLKGKITDQVQDSTMPDECAKYGLATDESAISAAISLYPNPAKNEFFLKSSKNTLGKINVEIYDASGKLVSGQKISASEAVNTQKLPNGLYLVKVEGLGVQYSSKLIIKK
- a CDS encoding DEAD/DEAH box helicase; its protein translation is MDLQKIYQNVQIQDMNQMQKSTYKAAETGKDIILLSPTGSGKTLAFLLPTVRKLNKNNSEIQAMILVPSRELALQIEQVFKSMGTDFKVTVCYGGHDKKIEVNNLVESPAVLIGTPGRIAYHLKNENFDPTTIETLVLDEFDKALEFGFHDDMTFIIESMPNLGQRMLTSATAMADIPKFTGINNAETIDFLKVLESKPDFQLRKVMTTSEEKLDTLFHLLCKIGNKRTLIFCNHRDAVDRISDLLKDKGISRETFHGGMEQDERERALLKFKNDSSRILITTDLASRGLDIPEVESIVHYQLPPKEDAFIHRNGRTARMNAKGFVYLIMTEDENFPFIKNNTPEEKLTQDYKMPARTPFLTLYISAGKKDKVNKVDIVGFLIKKGGLEKDDIGLIEVKDTTSYVAINRPKMVALLKTLENQRLKNKKLKIEIAY
- a CDS encoding helix-hairpin-helix domain-containing protein codes for the protein MRFQIQLSSAKNYFLGFATSGLFLISGLYYFNSTKAPENAPTTFTGNTSEEKSNLTEFNPNDLTEVQWKELGFSERQVQTILKYKSILGGKFDSKEQIQKCYVISEEKFNELEPWILLPDHTTSTSSTPRFVSNYGSGRQNSYYSKSSYQNKKELTISGKFNPDTYSVTDFMNLGFSEKQALSILKYKGYLGGSFVSKEKFKDCFVISEENYRRLAPFLLLPEKTPEGFTTQKNYQPQNLKTEKKELAYEPFDPNLTDFEGWKNLGFSEKQAQVILNYRDRNLKGSFKSLDDISRCFVISPEKFESLKPFIVLNPENIKEKKTSYINSISSGSTDNSMKTGAILNPTDFSKTDLNEITFKQLIEFGFDERSAASYIGFRNKLVGFITKTQIMETYNIDKDLAQKLVDIAPLFTDKVPKYSLIDAPEEWLKNHPYFKYYADKVIYYRISYSDESKFFRTMKIKPEAEKRMKLYLK
- a CDS encoding MerR family transcriptional regulator; protein product: MKLNLPDKLYYSIGEVSKAFDVNASLIRYWEQEFPIIKPKKNKKGNRYFTPEDIKNLQIIYHLVKQKGYTLDGARIALTTNSKISETVSMIDRLEFVKSELQKLKESLVEKPE
- the rpsA gene encoding 30S ribosomal protein S1, which gives rise to MSETTTKEEVLMNQNVAPEQFDWDSFESGLDAESRQEKSDLEEIYNGSLKNLQDNDVLVGRVVRLTDKEAIVDINFKSEGVISLNEFRYNQGLAVGDEVEVMVDRREDKSGQLQLSHKKARTLKAWDRVNELHETGEIVNGFVKSRTKGGMIVDVLGIEAFLPGSQIDVKPIKDYDQFVGKTMEFKVVKINPEFKNVVVSHKALIEADIEGQKKEIIAQLEKGQVLEGTVKNITSYGVFVDLGGVDGLIHITDLSWSRVNHPSEILEDGQVVKVVILDFDDEKTRIQLGMKQLEAHPWDALSADMKVGDRLKGKVVVLADYGAFVEVAPGVEGLIHVSEMSWSTHLRSAGDFVKVGDEVEAEVLTLDREDRKISLGMKQLSQDPWSNIEAKYPVGSEHTGIVRNFTNFGVFVELEEGIDGLIYISDLSWTKKIKHPSEFCAVGDQLKVVVLELDTAARRLSLGHKQLQENPWDKFETKYAEGTVHAGTATEVFDKGAQVQFEDAEVEAFCPSRLLEKEDGSKIKKGDSADFKVIEFNKEFKRVVVSHTGIFRDEEKKNVREQSSNSSSNKSTGSSNNEEKSTLGDLDVLAELKKKMEGK